In Tistrella mobilis, the genomic window GCCCAGCGGCAGTTCGTGACGGTGGTGATCGAGCGGCAGACTTTCGGCATCCCGGTTCTGGTGGTTCAGGACATCCTGGGCCCCCAGAAGATCACCCGGGTGCCGCTGGCCCCGGCCGAGGTTGCCGGCGCGCTGAACCTCCGCGGCCGCATCGTCACCGCGATCAATGTCCGTCGGCGCCTGGGGCTGCCGCCCCGGCCGGCGGAGATGAAGGGCATGAACGTTGTCGTTGAACACGATGGCGAACTCTATAGCCTGATGGTCGATGGGGTGGGCGAGGTGCTTTCGCTCGACGACGCCCGGTTCGAACGCAACCCGGCCAATCTCGCGCAGCATTGGCGAGACGTGTCTCTCGGGGTATACCGACTGAACGACAAGCTGCTGCTGGTGCTTGATGTCGAGCGTCTGTTCGAATTCGGCTGATGCCGCCCCTCGCGCCGGCCCGGCCTGTCCGACCGTAGCCTTTCCTCCCCACAAGTGCCCGGGCGTCGGGCGGCGCGTTCGAGGATTCGATCTGAAATGAAGACCTGCCTGATCGTTGACGACTCCAAGGTCATCCGCATGGTCGCGCGGCGCATCCTTGAGGGTCTCTCCTTCGCCACCAGGGAAGCCGCGGATGGTCAGGAGGCAGTGGATCGCTGCCGTGAGGCCATGCCCGATGCGGTGCTGCTGGACTGGAACATGCCGGTGATGAACGGGCTGGAGTTCCTGAAGGCGCTGCGCCAGATGCCGGGCGGCGATGTGCCCATCGTCGTCTTCTGCACCACCGAGAATGATCTCTCCCATATTCAGGAGGCGATCATGGCCGGTGCGAATGAATACATCATGAAGCCGTTCGACAGCGAGATCATCGAAACCAAATTCACGCAGGTGGGCCTCATCTAGTGAGCTCTTACACAGCAGGGGGCGGAGGCGTCGAACCCTATCGCGTGATGGTGGTCGACGACAGCGCGGTCATTCGCGGCCTGTTCATCCGTGTCCTAGAAGCCGATCCCGAGATCCGTGTCGTCGCCTCTGCCGCGAATGGCCGGATCGCGCTCAACCAGCTGAAGCGCCAGCCGGTGGAAGTGGTCGTGCTCGACATCGAGATGCCGGAGATGGACGGTCTGACCGCCCTGCCGGAACTGGTGCGGGCGCAACCCGGGCTCAAGGTCATCATGGCATCCACGCTGACCCGCAAGAATGCGGCGGTCAGCATGGAGGCCCTGGCCAAGGGCGCGGTGGACTACATCCCCAAGCCCAGCGCTACCAGCGAGGTCTACTCGAACGAGGGCTTCTCGCGCGAGTTGCTGGCCAAGGTGAAGGCCCATGCCGATCGCGGCCGCCGCGACGGTACGGCGCCTGATCTTGGCAGCGGGGGCACCGCCACTGCTGCACCTGCTGCGGCACCTGCCGCACCTGCGGCTGGCGGCAGCCCGACCACGGCCTGGCGTCCGCGCACCGAACCGGCGGCACCTGCCGCACGTCCGGCCGGGGCGCCGGCCACTGCGGCGGATCTGCCGCAGCGGCTGGGCCTGCAGCGCAAGCCCGTGGTGCTGCGTCCGTTTCCGCCGGCCTTCAGGGCTAAGGCGCTGGCGGTCGGCAGTTCCACCGGCGGCCCGCAGGCACTGTTCACCCTGTTCGGGGCGCTGGGCCCTGCTCTGCAGCGGATCCCGGTGTTCATCACCCAGCACATGCCCGCCACCTTCACCACCATCCTGGCCGAGCATCTGGCCCGCGCAAGCGGCCTGCCCTGTGTCGAGGCCGAGGACGGCATGCCGGTGAAGGCCGGTCGCATCCACGTCGCCCGCGGTGACTGGCACATGGTGCCGACCGAAGCGGCCGGCGGGGCGGTGATCCGGATCAACCAGGACGCGCCGGAGAATTTCTGCCGGCCGGCGGTGGATCCGATGCTGCGGGGGCTGGCAAAGATCTATGGTCGCAACCTGCTGACCGTCATCCTGACCGGTATGGGGTCGGACGGGCAGCGTGGCGGCGAACATGTCGTACAGGCGGGCGGCGTGGTCATGGCCCAGGACGAGGCGTCGAGCGTCGTCTGGGGTATGCCGGGTGCGGCTGCCCAGGCCGGGCTGTGCAGCGCCGTGCTGCCGCTGGATCGTATGGCCGGCGAGGTCCGCCGGCTGGTCGACGGAGGACCGTGATGGCGCCGGAGGATTTCGCCTTCATCAGCGGCATGCTGAAGCAGCGGTCCGGGCTGGTGATCGGCCCCGACAAGCTGTACCTGCTTGAAAGCAGACTGTCGCCGCTTGCACGGCGCCGGGGGCTGCCGGGACTGCCTGAGCTGATCGCCGAGCTGCGCAAGCCGTCGGCGGAAGAACTCCGGCGCGACGTCACGGATGCGATGACGACGAACGAGACGTCGTTCTTCCGCGACATCAAGCCTTTCGACGAGCTGCGCAATTTCGTGCTGCCCGAGCTTCTGGCCCGGCGGCAGGATCGCCGCCAGCTCAGGATCTGGTCGGCCGCCGCGTCGACCGGGCAGGAAGCCTATACCATCGCCATGCTGTTCAAGGAGATGGGTGCGAAGCTCGACGGCTGGCGGCTGGAGATCATCGGCACCGACCTTGCCAACGAGGTGCTGGACAAGGCCAGGGCTGCGACCTATTCGCAGTTCGAGGTGCAGCGCGGCCTGCCCATCACCATGCTGGTGAAGTATTTCCAGCAGGATGGCGAGCAGTGGCGCCTGAACCAGACCATCCGGTCGATGGTGCAGTTCCGCCAGCACAACCTGCTGAACGGGGCGTCGAGCTTCGGCACCTTCGACGTGATCTTCTGCCGCAACGTGCTGATCTACTTTGATCAGGACACCAAGCGGAAGGTGCTGGAGGATCTGCGCAAGGCGATCGCGCCCGACGGATTCCTGTTCCTGGGCGGGGCGGAAACCGTGCTCGGCATCACCGACCGCTTCCGGCCGCTGCCGGATCACCGGGGCGTTTACGTGCCGGCCTGATCCGGCGCCCCCCGGGCGGTGGATACGACACAGGCAAAACCGCCGGCGGAAGACGTTCCGCCGGCGGTTTTTTTTGGAGATGGCGCCGGCGCAGCGTCCGGACGGCTGGTGGCCCCTCAGGCGGCGTCGGTGCGCCGACGGCCCGATCCGTCGTCACCGCTGCGGCTGCCCAGTTCCGGATCCTTCAGCACATAGCCGCGGCCCCAGACGGTATGGATGTAGTTGTCGCCATGGGTGGCGCCGGTCAGCTTCTTGCGCAGCTTGCAGACGAAGACGTCGATGATCTTCAGCTCCGGCTCGTCGATGCCGCCATAGAGATGGTTCAGGAACATCTCTTTCGTCAGCGTCGTGCCCTTGCGCAGCGACAGCAGTTCCAGGATGGCATATTCCTTGGCGGTGAGGTGGACGGGCCGATCGTCGACTGTCACCGACTGCTTGTCCAGATCGACCGTCAGCCGGCCGGTACGGATCACCGACTGGGCATGGCCGCGCGACCGGCGCACCACCGCCTGGATGCGGGCGACCAGCTCTGCCATGTCGAAGGGCTTGGTGACATAGTCGTCGGCGCCGACGCCCAGGCCCTTGATCTTCTTGTCGGTGTCGGTCAGCCCCGACAGGATCAGCACCGGCGTCTGGACCCGTGCCGCGCGAAGCCGGCGAACCACCTCGTAGCCGTCCATATCGGGCAGCATGAGGTCCAGGATCATGAGATCGTAGTCATACAGCCTGCCGATCTCCAGGCCCTCTTCGCCGAGATCGGTGGTGTCGCAGACGAACCCTTCCTTCTTCAGGGCGAGTTCGATCGAGCGCGCAGTCGACGGATCGTCTTCGACGAGCAGAATACGCATGGACCAGCAACCTCATCCGATCGGCGGCAACCCCTCCCGCGCCGGGCCCTGTGACCATGGCGCGTTGGAACGACCCTTTTTATGTCGTCCAACGGTATCACGTCGGGATTGTGATGAAAATCCGACAGACGGCTTTGCGAGCACTTCTCAAGGTGTAGGATCACCTGATCGGATAGCGTCCGCGCCCCGCGCCGGGCGCGGGGCGACGGCAGACGGAAGGACCATGGCCGATGCAGGATCTGATCCGCTCTCTGGCGGGCACGATCGACGCGCTGGACAGCTATGTCGTGCGCGGCCGCATCGTCGCGGTGCGCGGCCTGATGGCCGAGGCGAGCGGCGTTGCGGCCCGCACGGCCCTTGGCGACCATGTCCGGATCCGGCTGCGTGACGGCGGGCGGCTGGCGGCGGAAGTGGTGGGATTCCGCGATGGCCGGGCCCTGCTGATGCCCTTCGGCCCGCTCGACGGCGTGGCGCTGGGGGCCGAGGTGGAGGCAAGCGGCGGCGAGGCCACCATCCGCCCGTCCCAAGGCTGGCTCGGCCGGGTGATCGACGGCTTCGGCCGGCCGATCGACGGCAAGGGGCCGCTGGTGCCCGGGCCGCGCCCCAGGCCGATGCGGGCGCCGCCGCCACCTGCCCATGCCCGCACCCGGGTCGGTGCCAAGATCGATCTGGGCGTACGGGTGCTGAACACCTTCGTCACCTGCTGCCGCGGTCAGCGCCTGGGCATTTTCGCAGCTTCGGGCGTCGGCAAATCGGTGCTGATGGGCATGATCGCCCGCTATACCGCGGCGGATGTTTCGGTGGTGGGGCTGATCGGCGAGCGCGGCCGCGAGGTGCAGGAATTCATCGAGGGCGCGCTGGGCCCCGAGGGCCTGGCACGCAGCGTGGTGGTGGTTGCAACCTCCGACGAGCCGGCGCTGATGCGCCGCCAGGCGGCCTATACCACACTGGCCGTTGCCGAGCATTTCCGCGACCAGGGGGCCGATGTGCTGTGCATGATCGACAGCATCACCCGCTTTGCCCAGGCCCAGCGCGAAATCGGCCTGGCGGCGGGGGAGCCGCCGGCAAGCAAGGGGTTCACCCCCTCGGTCTTCGCCGAGCTGCCGCGCCTGCTGGAGCGGGCGGGGCCCGGTACCGGCCAGGGCTCGATCACCGGCCTGTTCACGGTGCTGGTCGAAGGCGACAACCATGACGAGCCGGTGGCCGACGCCACCCGCGGCATCCTCGACGGCCATATCGTACTCGAACGCTCGATCGGCGAGCGTGGCCGTTATCCGGCGGTGAATGTGCTCCGCAGCGTGTCGCGGACCATGCCCGACTGCAACACGCCCGAGCAGAACGCCGTCGTCATCCGCGCCCGCCGCCTGCTGTCGACCTATGAGGACATGGCCGAGATGATCCGCCTTGGCGCCTATCGCGCCGGTTCAGACCCTGCGGTCGACGAGGCGATCCGCTATCACGACGGGTTGGAGCGCTTTCTGTCGCAGGGCAAGGCCGAGCGTGCGAGCCTTGCCGAAGGCTATGACCAGCTGGCCCAGCTGCTCGGCATGCCCAGGCCCGGAGGCTGATCCAGGATGGCGAACCCGGTCAAGGCGCTCGACGGGCTGATCCGCCTGGCGCGCAACGGCGTCGATGCCGCCCGGCGCAACGTCACCGCGGTCGAAGACCAGATCACCGCGATCGAGGCCGACGACGCCCGGCTGGTCGCCGAGGTCGCGGCCGAAAAGGCGGCGGCAGGCAACGACCCGGCGATGATTGCCGGCTGGGTCGCCTATGCCGGCCGGGTCGACCGCCGGCGGGCGGAGATCGCGCAGCATCTGACCATCCTGCGCAAGGCCCGCGAACGCGCGCTTGAAGACCTGGCCGAGGCCTTCCGCACCGTGAAGCGCTATGAAATCGCCCGCGACAACCGCCTGGCCCGCGCCGCCCACGAGGCCGATCTGCGCGAAACCGACCGCATGGACGAAATCGGCATGGCCGGTTTCCGGCGCAAGGCGGCGGAGGAGGGGGAGTAAATCGCGGCCCGGCCGTCTCAGGCTTGCCAGGGATCTGTGACGGGCACACCGCCGGCAGCCGTATCGCGCGTGGCCACCCTAAGCCCGTGCGTGGCGGCAATGGCGGCGATGAAGCCGTCAGGGACGGATGGTTCCGATATCCTGATCACTCAGGCCGATCTCCCGCCCGAGCGCCGCAAGAGCGTCTCCCATACGCAGTGGCGGTGTGTGCTTGACGGCCCTGGCCAGAATGTCACGAGCTTCGGCCTCCGCTGTGCGGCCATGTCTGGACGCCTGGGCCTGCAAAGCACTGTGCACCTCGTCGGGCAGATCATTGACGGTCAGGGTTGCCATCGCGGGGTCATCGCATCTCGTTGTGGCCGAAGAGAAAGATGGCCCCGCTGCGATCCGCCTGCAAGTCCTGCCACTTTCCACCCGGAAACACTTGAACCCCACCCCGCATCTGCCTACGCTTGCCGGCGCGATGGATGGCACATCCGTCGCATACGACATTGTCGTCCAGCGTAAGGAAGATGGGCATGAAAATCCGTCTCTCGAACGACTGCGTCGTCAGCCGCATCGCGTCCGGCACGGCCACGCCCGGCGGCACCATCATTCACAGCACAGCCTGACCATCATCCTGCGGGATCGGGTCTTGTACGGCCTGATTTTGTCAGGACCGGCACCTGTTGCCGCCGGGTCTGCACCGGCCGGGCCACGGTGTCGGCAGGGGCCGGGGGTCCGGTCTGCCTGATCCATGCGGGGGTGCGCCCCGTTCAGGCTGCCTGATCGTCGGCAGATAGAGAGAGACCGGCATATCCGCACGGAGGGAGGCGGGCATGCCCGGGGCGGCGCCTTGCGCCCCCGTTCCGGCGAAGAGAATGATGAAGACGATGCTCCTTCGCGCCGCGATGATCGCGGCGCTGCTGATGCCCGCCGCCATCGCACCCATGGCGGCCTCGGCCGAGACCAGCTCAGGGCCCGACGGGTTCTGGATGACCACCCCCTATCCCGATCTGGCGGTGAAGCCGGGCGAGACCGCCTCGATCCCGCTGACCCTGCGCAATCAGGGCCTGCCGCCGCAACGCGCGACCCTCGACGTCTCGGGCCTGCCCGAGGGCTGGACCTCCACCCTGAAAGGTGGCGGCCGCGAGATCGGCGCGGTGATGGTCGGCCCCGACGACCGCGAGCGGATCACGCTGGAGGTGACCCCGCCCAGGACCGGCGCCAGGGCACCGGTGCCGCTTGCGGTCAATGCCCGCCATGACGGCGAGACCACCAGCCTGCCGCTGACCATCCGGCTGTCGGATGCGGCGGATGGCGGGCTGAAGCTCGCCCCCGAACTGCCGGCGCTGCGCGGCACCGCGCGCACCACCTTCAGCTTCCGGATCAAGGTGACCAATCAGAGCGGCGAGGGGGGCCTGTTCAACCTGTCGGCCCAGGCGCCCGACGGCTTCCAGACCCGGTTCAAGCGCGGCTACGGCTCGGAAGAGATCACCGGCCTGCCGATCGAACCCGGCGCGTCCGAAACCCTGACGCTGGAGGTGGTGCCGCTGCGGACCGCACCGGCCGGCCGCTACCCGGTCAAGGTGGCGGTGACCGGCGGCGAGGTCAGCGCCACCACCGATCTCGGTATCGAGATCACCGGCCAGCCCGACCTCGCCATTTCGGGCCCGCAGGAACGGCTGTCGGGCGATGTGGTCGCGGGCGAGCAGACGGAGTTCCCCTTCACCGTCACCAATACCGGCTCGGCCCCGGCCGAGGGGCTGGAGATGTCGGCGACCCCGCCCTCGGGCTGGAAAGTCGAATTCGCGCCGCAGCAGATCCCGAGCCTTGCCCCCGGCGCCGACGCCCAGGTGGCGGTCAGGATCACCCCGTCGGAAAAGGCGGTGGCCGGCGACTATGTGGTCGGCCTGCGCGTGGGTGGCGGCAATCTTTCGCAGTCGGTGCAGTTCCGCACCACCGTCACCACCTCGACCATGTGGGGGTTGATCGGCCTGGGCGTGATCGCCGTGGCGGTGCTGGTGCTGGCCGGGGCGGTGCTGCGCTATGGGCGGAGGTGAGGCCATGACGCCCGAACTTTCATCCCTGCCCGAGTGGAGTGCGATCGCGGCCACCCCGGCCGGGCCGCCGGTGATCGAGGCGCGCGGCCTGGTCAAACGCTATGGCGCGGCGGTTGCGGTCGCCGGCATCGACCTGAAGGTCGGTGCCGGCGAGGTGGTCGGCCTGCTCGGCCCCAACGGCGCCGGCAAGACCACCACCATCCTGATGCTGCTGGGGCTGACCGAGGCCAGTGCCGGCGAGGTCCGCATCCTGGGGCACGACCCGCTGCGCGAGCCGCTGGCGGTGAAACGGCGGGTCGGCTATCTGCCCGACCAGGTCGGCTTCTACGAGGCGATGACCGCGCGCGAGAACCTGGCCTATACCGCCCGTCTTGCCGGAATCGACGGGGCGGATGCCGCCCGTCGGATCCTGGCGGCGCTGGAACGGGTGCGGCTGGCGGAGGTCGCCGGGCGCCGGGTTTCCACCTTCTCGCGCGGCATGCGCCAGCGCCTCGGCATCGCCGAACTGCTGATGCGCGACTGCCGGGTGGCGATTCTGGACGAGCCGACTTCGGGGCTCGACCCGCAATCGACCCGCGAGCTGCTGGAGCTGATCCGCAGTCTTGCCGCCGACGGCATGACCGTGCTGCTCTCATCCCACATGCTGGATGTGGTCGAGACGGTGTGCACGCGCGTGGCCCTGTTCAACCGTGGCCGGATCGGCTTCATCGGCACGGTGGAGGCGCTGGCCGGGCGGATCGGTGGCGGGGTCTATGTGATCGAGGTGGAGGCCGATGCCGGCGACCTGCCGACCCTGCTGTCGGGGCTCGACGGCATCGAAGCCGTGGTCCCCACCGCCCATGGCGGCTGGCAGATCGAGGCCCGGGCGGATCTGCGGGCGGCGATCGCCCGGCGGCTGGTCGAGGCCGGCATCGCGCTCCGCACGCTCGATCTGAGGCGCGTGCGGCTGGACGAGGCCTATGGCCGGTTCTTCGAGGAGGCAGACCGCCATGCGTGAGGGCTCTCCCTTCACCGGCGTCGGCACCATCGCGTTCAAGGAAGCGGCCGACCATATGACCGGGGCACGGCTGCATCTGATCATGCTGCTGGTGCTGCTCACCGCCGCCGGCGCGCTTTACGGCGCGATCGGCACCATCCGGGCCGGAGCCACCGACGACACGTTTCTGTTCCTGAAACTCTTCACCACCGCCCGTCAGCCGGTGCCGTCCTTTGCCGGGCTGCTCGGCTTCCTGCTGCCGCTGGTGGCGATCGCCCTCGGCTTCGATGCGATCAATGCCGAACATGGCCGGCGGACGATGAGCCGCCTGCTTGCCCAGCCGATTTATCGCGATGCGATCCTGTTCGGCAAATTCCTGGGCGGGCTGCTGGTGATCGCGGTGGCGATGGTGACGCTCTGGCTCGGCACCACGGGGCTCGGCATCCTGTTCCTGGGGCTGCCGCCCACGGGGGCGGAGGTGTTGCGCGGCCTGGCCTATCTGGTGGCGACCATCGCCTATGCCGGGGTCTGGCTGGCGCTGGCGATGACATTGTCGACGGTGATCCGCTCCACCGCCACCTCGGCGCTGGCGGCCCTTTCCGTCTGGCTGGTGCTGTCGGTGTTCTGGGGGATGATCGCGCCGGTGGTGGCCTCGGCGATCTCGCCGGTCGATCCGCTGAACCCGATATCGCTGATCGATGCGTTCCAGACCCAGCAGGCGGTGGCGCGGCTCTCGCCCCAGACGTTGTATGGCGAGATCACCGCCATCCTGCTCGACCCGGCGGCCCGGTCGGTGGGGCCGCTGTTCATCGACCAGCTGCAGGGGGCGCTGCTCGGCGCCCCGCTGCCGACGATCGCAAGCCTGGCCATCATCTGGCCCCAGATGTCGGGGCTGATCGCGGCGATGATCCTGCTGTTCACCGCCGCCTATGTGCTGTTCCAGCGTCAGGAGATCCGGGCTTAGGCATCACCGCCCAGGACGATCACGAGGCCGCGGGATCAGGAAGCCGCGGGCGCCCGGCCGGCCGTCGTGCCGGCCGGGCCGTCCCGGTCGGCCTCGTCGCCCGCGGTCATCTGGAGCACGGCCGCGATGGTGCCGACCGCGATCAGGCTGACCCAGCCGGTGGAATAGCTGCCGCTCCATTCATAGCTGAGCCCGCCCAGCCAGGCGCCCAGGAAGGCGCCGACCTGGTGGCTCAGGAACATCACCCCGAACAGGGCGCCGAAATTGG contains:
- a CDS encoding chemotaxis protein CheW, coding for MSADIVRYAGGGNALARTGDGEVVGAQRQFVTVVIERQTFGIPVLVVQDILGPQKITRVPLAPAEVAGALNLRGRIVTAINVRRRLGLPPRPAEMKGMNVVVEHDGELYSLMVDGVGEVLSLDDARFERNPANLAQHWRDVSLGVYRLNDKLLLVLDVERLFEFG
- a CDS encoding PleD family two-component system response regulator; this translates as MKTCLIVDDSKVIRMVARRILEGLSFATREAADGQEAVDRCREAMPDAVLLDWNMPVMNGLEFLKALRQMPGGDVPIVVFCTTENDLSHIQEAIMAGANEYIMKPFDSEIIETKFTQVGLI
- a CDS encoding chemotaxis response regulator protein-glutamate methylesterase, translated to MVVDDSAVIRGLFIRVLEADPEIRVVASAANGRIALNQLKRQPVEVVVLDIEMPEMDGLTALPELVRAQPGLKVIMASTLTRKNAAVSMEALAKGAVDYIPKPSATSEVYSNEGFSRELLAKVKAHADRGRRDGTAPDLGSGGTATAAPAAAPAAPAAGGSPTTAWRPRTEPAAPAARPAGAPATAADLPQRLGLQRKPVVLRPFPPAFRAKALAVGSSTGGPQALFTLFGALGPALQRIPVFITQHMPATFTTILAEHLARASGLPCVEAEDGMPVKAGRIHVARGDWHMVPTEAAGGAVIRINQDAPENFCRPAVDPMLRGLAKIYGRNLLTVILTGMGSDGQRGGEHVVQAGGVVMAQDEASSVVWGMPGAAAQAGLCSAVLPLDRMAGEVRRLVDGGP
- a CDS encoding protein-glutamate O-methyltransferase CheR, producing the protein MAPEDFAFISGMLKQRSGLVIGPDKLYLLESRLSPLARRRGLPGLPELIAELRKPSAEELRRDVTDAMTTNETSFFRDIKPFDELRNFVLPELLARRQDRRQLRIWSAAASTGQEAYTIAMLFKEMGAKLDGWRLEIIGTDLANEVLDKARAATYSQFEVQRGLPITMLVKYFQQDGEQWRLNQTIRSMVQFRQHNLLNGASSFGTFDVIFCRNVLIYFDQDTKRKVLEDLRKAIAPDGFLFLGGAETVLGITDRFRPLPDHRGVYVPA
- the ctrA gene encoding response regulator transcription factor CtrA, with the translated sequence MRILLVEDDPSTARSIELALKKEGFVCDTTDLGEEGLEIGRLYDYDLMILDLMLPDMDGYEVVRRLRAARVQTPVLILSGLTDTDKKIKGLGVGADDYVTKPFDMAELVARIQAVVRRSRGHAQSVIRTGRLTVDLDKQSVTVDDRPVHLTAKEYAILELLSLRKGTTLTKEMFLNHLYGGIDEPELKIIDVFVCKLRKKLTGATHGDNYIHTVWGRGYVLKDPELGSRSGDDGSGRRRTDAA
- the fliI gene encoding flagellar protein export ATPase FliI, which translates into the protein MQDLIRSLAGTIDALDSYVVRGRIVAVRGLMAEASGVAARTALGDHVRIRLRDGGRLAAEVVGFRDGRALLMPFGPLDGVALGAEVEASGGEATIRPSQGWLGRVIDGFGRPIDGKGPLVPGPRPRPMRAPPPPAHARTRVGAKIDLGVRVLNTFVTCCRGQRLGIFAASGVGKSVLMGMIARYTAADVSVVGLIGERGREVQEFIEGALGPEGLARSVVVVATSDEPALMRRQAAYTTLAVAEHFRDQGADVLCMIDSITRFAQAQREIGLAAGEPPASKGFTPSVFAELPRLLERAGPGTGQGSITGLFTVLVEGDNHDEPVADATRGILDGHIVLERSIGERGRYPAVNVLRSVSRTMPDCNTPEQNAVVIRARRLLSTYEDMAEMIRLGAYRAGSDPAVDEAIRYHDGLERFLSQGKAERASLAEGYDQLAQLLGMPRPGG
- a CDS encoding flagellar FliJ family protein, whose protein sequence is MANPVKALDGLIRLARNGVDAARRNVTAVEDQITAIEADDARLVAEVAAEKAAAGNDPAMIAGWVAYAGRVDRRRAEIAQHLTILRKARERALEDLAEAFRTVKRYEIARDNRLARAAHEADLRETDRMDEIGMAGFRRKAAEEGE
- a CDS encoding plasmid stabilization protein encodes the protein MATLTVNDLPDEVHSALQAQASRHGRTAEAEARDILARAVKHTPPLRMGDALAALGREIGLSDQDIGTIRP
- a CDS encoding NEW3 domain-containing protein, with amino-acid sequence MKTMLLRAAMIAALLMPAAIAPMAASAETSSGPDGFWMTTPYPDLAVKPGETASIPLTLRNQGLPPQRATLDVSGLPEGWTSTLKGGGREIGAVMVGPDDRERITLEVTPPRTGARAPVPLAVNARHDGETTSLPLTIRLSDAADGGLKLAPELPALRGTARTTFSFRIKVTNQSGEGGLFNLSAQAPDGFQTRFKRGYGSEEITGLPIEPGASETLTLEVVPLRTAPAGRYPVKVAVTGGEVSATTDLGIEITGQPDLAISGPQERLSGDVVAGEQTEFPFTVTNTGSAPAEGLEMSATPPSGWKVEFAPQQIPSLAPGADAQVAVRITPSEKAVAGDYVVGLRVGGGNLSQSVQFRTTVTTSTMWGLIGLGVIAVAVLVLAGAVLRYGRR
- a CDS encoding ABC transporter ATP-binding protein; the protein is MTPELSSLPEWSAIAATPAGPPVIEARGLVKRYGAAVAVAGIDLKVGAGEVVGLLGPNGAGKTTTILMLLGLTEASAGEVRILGHDPLREPLAVKRRVGYLPDQVGFYEAMTARENLAYTARLAGIDGADAARRILAALERVRLAEVAGRRVSTFSRGMRQRLGIAELLMRDCRVAILDEPTSGLDPQSTRELLELIRSLAADGMTVLLSSHMLDVVETVCTRVALFNRGRIGFIGTVEALAGRIGGGVYVIEVEADAGDLPTLLSGLDGIEAVVPTAHGGWQIEARADLRAAIARRLVEAGIALRTLDLRRVRLDEAYGRFFEEADRHA
- a CDS encoding ABC transporter permease — encoded protein: MREGSPFTGVGTIAFKEAADHMTGARLHLIMLLVLLTAAGALYGAIGTIRAGATDDTFLFLKLFTTARQPVPSFAGLLGFLLPLVAIALGFDAINAEHGRRTMSRLLAQPIYRDAILFGKFLGGLLVIAVAMVTLWLGTTGLGILFLGLPPTGAEVLRGLAYLVATIAYAGVWLALAMTLSTVIRSTATSALAALSVWLVLSVFWGMIAPVVASAISPVDPLNPISLIDAFQTQQAVARLSPQTLYGEITAILLDPAARSVGPLFIDQLQGALLGAPLPTIASLAIIWPQMSGLIAAMILLFTAAYVLFQRQEIRA